A region of the Paracholeplasma morum genome:
ATGAAATTAAAGGTGTTTCTGGTCCACTTTCAGTTAGTGGAGATGTCAAGGTTTATGATGGTGATACCCATTATGAACAAAAACCGAAAGTATCGTTGTGTCGCTGTGGCGCATCCAAAAATAAGCCATTTTGCGACGGTACACACCAAGCAATCGGATATAATGATAAATAAGATAAAAGCCTCAACAAGGATGACTTGTTGAGGCATTTTTTATGCTATGAATTTAAGAATTTCTAGTGCTAATTCATCTGGTTTGTCTACTAATGGTGAATGACCACAGTCTTCAAACTTGACATATTTCGCATGCGGGATAGCTTTAAGGTTATCTAATACCATGTATTCAGGAACTGTCTTATCTAGATTCCCCCAAAACATCAATACATCCGTATGAATGTTATTAATCGTATTGTCACCTTTTGTGTACAAGTTATTCATATCAGACATGTTTAGACAAGCTAAAGCATAGTCAGCATCTACCAAGCAACGTTGTTTTAATGTCTCCGAGATGTATAATTTAGCATCTTCTGGACTTGGTTTTTGATTTGAATAAATTGTCAAATCATAGATATACGACATGAAAAATGCATTTTCAGTAGCTAAAGCTTCTAATATGGGTTTGACTTGGATTGGATCCTTTGCCATATCTTCTTTCGAATGATAACCTTCAGTCAGAATTGGTGCGTTGTTTTGATCCTTTTTAAAGATTGGATACCCTTTATGAGTCGTTGAGTTAATGAGTACTAACTTTTCTGTTGATTTTGGATATCGTGCTGCAAATTCCATTGCAACTCCACCACCAAGAGACCAACCAACTAAAACTGCTTTATCTATTTTCAACTCTGACAATAGAAGTTGAAGATCTGTCGCAAGTTCTTTCAAACTGTTGAATGGGTTTTGATAGCTTGTATCGCCAAAACCTCTTAAATCTGGTGCTATTACACGAATAGAGTCCGGAAAACGTTCGAATAAAGGCTTGTAATACACTGAAGATGATAAATTTCCATGAATCAAGAGAACTGTTTTGTCGCCCATGCCTTGTTCTAAATAAGCATAAGTCTCTCCGTTTTTCAAAGTGAGTCGTTTCTTTTCCACTATAAATCCTCCTATATTGAATATGTTTTATCCTTTGTGTTTATAAAGCCTAAGCAAAGGGCAGTAAACAATAATGGTTTTTCATACATTGAGGCGTGTCCTGCTCCAGGTATTTTAATTAGGTGACTATTTTTAATATTGGATGCTAAATACTCCTGGTTCGCAACAGGTGTTAAGTAATCTTCTTCTGCAGCAACGATTAAAGTTTCAGCTTCAATCAATTTAAGTTTATCTTTCACATCAAATGATTCACTCGATAATGTGAGTCGTTCAAGTTGATTAAGGAATAGTTCATTTGAGAAAACAGGGACAAGAACTTCTTTTCTTTTGTCCATCCAGCCTTTATGTGATTCATAATACATCGGAGAATAAATGACAGGGATAGCTGTATTGTAATAAGCTTCTCCGTCTCTCGTTCTTCCAGCCGCAATCCAAGCACGCCCAATGTCTTTTAACCAAGGACTTGTATATGCTGCTGTGTTAAATAATACGAGTCTATCGACATTTTCTGGATACTTAATTGCGAATTGAATAGCGATTTCTCCACCATAAGATATGCCTATGATAGATACTTTATCGAGACCTAAGTGGTCAATTACTTCTTTAACAACATCCACTTGAATCGCGTGTGTATAAGACTCTCCAACCAATTTTTCAGATTGTCCTTGATCAAAAAAGTCGATACGTATCAGTTTATTATTCGCTGTAAGGCTATTTACGAAAGGTTGCCAACTTTTAGTTGACATCATTATACCATTTAGTAGGACAATCGCCAATCCTTCGCCTTCAACTTCGTAATATACTTTTTTATTATTAATCGAGATATAACTCATGTAAATAGCCGGCCTTTATTGCTTCTTGTGTTAATTGTTCTCTAAATTTAGGATGGGCGATTGAAATCAAGAGTTTAGCGCGTTCTCTAATATTGGTGCCCCTTAGGGAAACCATACCATATTCAGTAACGACATAGTCGACGTCATTTCTAGATAGTGACACAGCTGCCCCAGGTTTTAACATTGTAACAATCTTGGAAACTTCTTCCCTTTCACCTGTTGCTGGGTTCTTAACCATTGCAGTTGAGTAAAGCGCGATAAAACTACGGCCATTTTTGGAGTTTTGTGCGCCAACAGCAGTATCTGATTGTCCACCAGTTCCTGAGAACTGTTGGGTTCCAATGGATTCTGAACAGCATTGTCCAGATAAATCAATTTCGATTGTACTATTGATTGAAACTTGATTATCATTTAATCCGATAACAGCGGGATCATTAACATACTTACCATCTAAAATCCAGCAGCTTGGGTTATTGTTGATAAAGTCGTAAAGCTCTTTAGTACCATACGCGAAGCATGCAACATGCTTGTTTCTGTGTAGAGTTTTCTTTTTACCATTGATAACGCCAGCTTTAATCAAGTTCATCATTTCATTTGTGAACATTTCAGTGTGAATACCTAAATCTTTTTTTCCGTATAAGGACTTAGCTACGGCATTTGGCATACCACCAATTCCTAATTGAATGGTATCGCCATCGTTAATCATATCAGCAATTTGTCTACCGATAATCATATCTTTTTCATTAGGTTCAGCATCTGGAATGGTTGGGACTGGATAATCAGCTTTAACCAAATAATCCACGTCACTTAGATGAACTTCAAGGTCTCCAATCGTTCTTGGAAAGTTAGGATTAACTTCCAAAATGACGATTTCTGCAGCTTCAACCATTTGCTTTTCATAAACGTTTGAAGTTGACAATGACACATAACCATGTTCATCAGGCATACTTGCTGAGGTAATGAACAGTCTAGGTTTTTTATAAAATAAACGTTTATAGCCAGCTAAATGCAAGTGGTTTGGGATAAACGAGATATTGCCATGAGGATGTACTTTTCTTAATACGTTAGTATAAAACCAACCATCAAGATTGAATTTACTACGGTATTTTTCTTCAATGAAGAAATCTGCATTAGAGATAGGTAAGCAGTTTGTAACTGTGACTTTTTCTACTCTATCTGCAGCTAGGTGAAGATTGGACATAAACAATTGTGGTTCATTAGCAGCCATTCCAACGACAATTTCGTCTTGTGGATTAACTAAATCAATCATTTCTTCTACAGTAATGTATTTTGCTTGTTTCATATTGACCCTTCTTTCAAGTTAAGGTGTTAAGGGAGCACAATGCTCCCTTAATCCCAATTTTAACTTATTTTGCTTTAATTTGATCTAGTGATTCGATGTTTCTAACTTTGATAAATGCATGTGAAGCTGCTTTTGCTTCATTTGCTTCTGTATCTGGATTGTCTGCGACTGCAGGAGTGTACACTAATTTAGAAAGTGCCATTGAGCTAATACCCCAACGTTTGCCTTCAGAGAAGTCAATTTGTCCACCCATTGGAACTTGGATTGGTTTTGATTCCATAGCTGTGATGAATGATTTGAATGTTAATTCACCTTCAACGTTAGCTAAACCTGCTAAGAATACTTTAGCGGCTACATAACCAGCCATTGCGAATGCGTTTGCAGTATAGTTGTCAGCAGCATTTGGATTACCATAGCCTGCAGCTGTCATAGTTGCGACGAAATCCCAATAAGCTTGTGAGAAACCATATAGACCTTGAGGGTCAATGATGTCGATCCAAGCTGAACCATAAATGTCAAAACCGTAAGGTCTAACAGTGATACTTGATGCGTTAGTATTAACGTATGAAGTGATAACTGGTTTAGTGTTGTCGTTGTCATCAAGCGCGATTAAAGCTTCGTTAAATGGTAATTGGTTACCAGCAACGATGATTACATCTGGATTGCTATCTAACATTGATTTAACTACTGATTCAACAGTGTCTGATAAGAATGATTTAACGATTAAGTTAGCTTCATTCTTTGCTAATTTAGCTTCGTCTTGAATACCAGCAAGAATTGACTTACCCGCATCATCATTAGTGTATAATACACCAATCTTAGCGTTAGCTGCTAATTTTTGATCTCTGTTTGCTCCAAAGATAGCTTCGTTAGTTGCTCTTGCATAAGCGATTCTACCGTCAGTTCTATAGATTGGTTGAACTGCGAAAATTGGATTTCCTTCAGCTTTTTCAAAATATAGATCATTGATACCTGTTGCCGCATAAACCATTGGTACACCTTTTTCTTGAATGTATGGTAATGTTGCACCAACTGTACCTGTTCCAACGTGTCCAACGATTGCGAATACTTTGTCTTCTTCAATTAACTTTTTAGTGTTAGTTTGACCAACTGAAGCATCAGTTGCATCATCATATGTGATGTATTTAATCTTTTGAACGACGCCTTCAGTTTTGTTGTATTCTTCAAATACAGCCTCGATTGCTGCACTGAAAGGTACACCTACTGCCGCGAATGCACCAGTTTTTGAAGCTGTGTTTCCGACTTTGATTTCTGTAGCTGTAACACCTTGAACTTTGATTTCTCTTGAGCCATTACATGCTGCAAGTGATATGCCAAGAAGCGCAACTACTAGTAATAATACTAATTTTCTCATTTCTATTCTCCTTTTTTATTTTTATCCACTGAGTGGAAAAGTCCCTTATTTCTTTTGTCCAAGGTACGCATTCACTAGTTCATCATTCGATAATAACTCGTGTGCCTTACCTTCAATCTTAATCTTTCCTAATTCAAGAACGTATGCATAGTCCGCAATCTTTAGCGTTTGATAAGCATTTTGTTCAACGATTAGGATGGATCTTCCGGATTCTTTAATCTTTGTGATGATTTCAAAAATGTCTCTTACAATAAGTGGTGCCAATCCTAGGGATGGCTCATCGAGTAATAGTAACTCTGGGTCTCCCATTAAGGCTCTACCTATTGCTAACATTTGCTGTTCACCACCTGATAAAGTGGAAGCTTGTTGTTTCTTTCTTTCTTTTAAGACTGGAAAATAACCGTAAACTGCTTCTAGTAACTTAGCGATACGCTCTTTTTTACCGATGGTTTTTGTGGTTTCAACCCCATTCACCATCACAGTTTGCTTTAAGGATTTAAGCGAGTATGCCCCAACCAATAAGTTATCTTCTACGGTTAATCCTCTTAAAATCATTCTACCTTCAGGAGATTGTAAAATCCCTTTTTTTGCAATGATGTGCGCATCTTTGTTTGTGATGTTATCACCCTTGTAAAGAATACTACCTGAAGATACTCTAACGGCTCCTGATACGGATTTAATGAGTGTTGTTTTACCTGCACCATTGGCACCTAGAATGGCAACAATGGTCCCTTTATCCACTTTCAAATTGACATTTTTAATGGCTTTGATGATGCCATAGTCAATGACTAAGTCTTTAATCTCTAAAGTTTGCATCATTCGCCTCCTAAATACGCAACTTGAACATCTTTGTTCGATTGAATTTCTTGAGGTGTTCCGATTGCGAGTCTTTGTCCAAATGACATTGCACAAATTCTGTCACAAATATCCATAACAAGTTCCATATCGTGTTCGACAAGAATAATGGTCAAGTTGTATTTGTTCTTGATTTCTTTGATTGTATGTGCAAGTTCTTTAGTTTCTGAATCATTTAATCCCGCTGCTGGTTCATCCAAGATAATTAAACTTGGATTGGTCATTAAGACACGGGCTAATTCGATTTTCTTCAATACACCATAAGGTAGACCATATGGAATCATGTCTTTAAAAGGGGTTAACCCTAATGATTCAATGATTTCCAACGCTTTATTCCTTAGTAAGGTTTCTTCTTTTTTCATTTTTGGCAAATGGAATAATTGTGTGAAGAATCCAGATGTAAATAATGAGTGAGCGCCCACTAGTAGGTTATCCATTACAGATAATTCCCATACTAGTTCAACGTTTTGGAATGTTCTCGCGATTCCTAAATCTATAATGTTATGTACTTTATAGTCCGTTAAGTTTACAACTTCACCGTGACGGTTTGTGTAGTAAACTGCGCCAAATGTTGGTTTATAGAACTGAGTGATACAGTTGAATACTGTAGTTTTACCCGCACCGTTTGGTCCAATTAGACCAAATATTTCTCCACGGTTAACGACAAAGCTTAAGTCATCCACGGCTTTTAACCCACCAAACTTCATTGTTAAGTGTGATAAAGACAGCACATGCTTTTGATCTGTTAGTAACGACTCTCTAGCTTTTAATGAATCTAGTTCACTTAAGAGTTCTTTCTTAGTACTCTCAAGTTCAGTAGTCTTAATCAAGCTTTCAAGTTCTAAGATGCGCTTATCAATCACTTGTTTTTGAACTTGAGTCAGTTGATTGACTTTTTCTTCTAAACGTGTGATTTGTTTTTCTAATCTTGCTAATTGCTTAGCCTGATTTTTTCCACCATATAATTTGTAATAACTGCTTTTCTTTTCAAGTCTTACTAAACGTTGATTGTAGTAGCTTAAGAGCATTTTATTATTGTTCTTCATGTTCTTTTGCCACCTTCTTCTTCATTTTTAGTTTTTTTATCTTGAATTTAAGTTCGTTAATTAATCCTGCTAGTCCGTTTGGATAGAACATCGTTACCACGATAATTAATATCCCACTGATTACAAATGATAAATTCGCAAACTTAGAATCCGCTAGGAATGGAATATTCTTAAACAGAATCAAATCCATACCGAAAATCATAAATGTACCTAGTAATACACCCCAAATCGATTTAGCTCCACCAACGACTACTGCCGCTAGGATGTTAAGAGAAATCGCTAGTCCCCAGGTAGATCCCATAGAGAATCGGATATATCCCATGTAAAGAATTCCACCGATTACTGCATAAACTGTTGAAACAATGAATGCAATCAAACGGTACTTAATAATGCTAATCCCCATGGCTTGTGCTGCTGAATCATTGTTTTTGATTGAAAGCAATGCACGTCCAAATGGGCTGTTAATCAGGTTGTAAGTTAATATCATTGCTACTACAACCGCAATAATGACTAAATAGAGCGTTTCAGTTGAGGTTAGTCTTAACCCAAACATTTCGATAGCTTTTGAAGTGGTTCCTGAAACCCCACCAGTAAACTTGTCAAAGTTCTTAA
Encoded here:
- a CDS encoding ABC transporter substrate-binding protein — translated: MRKLVLLLVVALLGISLAACNGSREIKVQGVTATEIKVGNTASKTGAFAAVGVPFSAAIEAVFEEYNKTEGVVQKIKYITYDDATDASVGQTNTKKLIEEDKVFAIVGHVGTGTVGATLPYIQEKGVPMVYAATGINDLYFEKAEGNPIFAVQPIYRTDGRIAYARATNEAIFGANRDQKLAANAKIGVLYTNDDAGKSILAGIQDEAKLAKNEANLIVKSFLSDTVESVVKSMLDSNPDVIIVAGNQLPFNEALIALDDNDNTKPVITSYVNTNASSITVRPYGFDIYGSAWIDIIDPQGLYGFSQAYWDFVATMTAAGYGNPNAADNYTANAFAMAGYVAAKVFLAGLANVEGELTFKSFITAMESKPIQVPMGGQIDFSEGKRWGISSMALSKLVYTPAVADNPDTEANEAKAASHAFIKVRNIESLDQIKAK
- a CDS encoding branched-chain amino acid ABC transporter permease — protein: MDKILTVIKTKLKNPLYQFILFGLLMILLPVLSPFLSVTTVDALAKTLVYFIVALGFSLLIGYGGLASLGTSSFIAIGTFVAYAGINVFELPFLLTILLGVVIAILFGLIFGVVSLRIEGMYLAIVTLGLSEIMIELFKNFDKFTGGVSGTTSKAIEMFGLRLTSTETLYLVIIAVVVAMILTYNLINSPFGRALLSIKNNDSAAQAMGISIIKYRLIAFIVSTVYAVIGGILYMGYIRFSMGSTWGLAISLNILAAVVVGGAKSIWGVLLGTFMIFGMDLILFKNIPFLADSKFANLSFVISGILIIVVTMFYPNGLAGLINELKFKIKKLKMKKKVAKEHEEQ
- a CDS encoding alpha/beta fold hydrolase gives rise to the protein MSYISINNKKVYYEVEGEGLAIVLLNGIMMSTKSWQPFVNSLTANNKLIRIDFFDQGQSEKLVGESYTHAIQVDVVKEVIDHLGLDKVSIIGISYGGEIAIQFAIKYPENVDRLVLFNTAAYTSPWLKDIGRAWIAAGRTRDGEAYYNTAIPVIYSPMYYESHKGWMDKRKEVLVPVFSNELFLNQLERLTLSSESFDVKDKLKLIEAETLIVAAEEDYLTPVANQEYLASNIKNSHLIKIPGAGHASMYEKPLLFTALCLGFINTKDKTYSI
- the phaZ gene encoding intracellular short-chain-length polyhydroxyalkanoate depolymerase, which produces MEKKRLTLKNGETYAYLEQGMGDKTVLLIHGNLSSSVYYKPLFERFPDSIRVIAPDLRGFGDTSYQNPFNSLKELATDLQLLLSELKIDKAVLVGWSLGGGVAMEFAARYPKSTEKLVLINSTTHKGYPIFKKDQNNAPILTEGYHSKEDMAKDPIQVKPILEALATENAFFMSYIYDLTIYSNQKPSPEDAKLYISETLKQRCLVDADYALACLNMSDMNNLYTKGDNTINNIHTDVLMFWGNLDKTVPEYMVLDNLKAIPHAKYVKFEDCGHSPLVDKPDELALEILKFIA
- a CDS encoding ABC transporter ATP-binding protein, encoding MKNNNKMLLSYYNQRLVRLEKKSSYYKLYGGKNQAKQLARLEKQITRLEEKVNQLTQVQKQVIDKRILELESLIKTTELESTKKELLSELDSLKARESLLTDQKHVLSLSHLTMKFGGLKAVDDLSFVVNRGEIFGLIGPNGAGKTTVFNCITQFYKPTFGAVYYTNRHGEVVNLTDYKVHNIIDLGIARTFQNVELVWELSVMDNLLVGAHSLFTSGFFTQLFHLPKMKKEETLLRNKALEIIESLGLTPFKDMIPYGLPYGVLKKIELARVLMTNPSLIILDEPAAGLNDSETKELAHTIKEIKNKYNLTIILVEHDMELVMDICDRICAMSFGQRLAIGTPQEIQSNKDVQVAYLGGE
- a CDS encoding ABC transporter ATP-binding protein yields the protein MQTLEIKDLVIDYGIIKAIKNVNLKVDKGTIVAILGANGAGKTTLIKSVSGAVRVSSGSILYKGDNITNKDAHIIAKKGILQSPEGRMILRGLTVEDNLLVGAYSLKSLKQTVMVNGVETTKTIGKKERIAKLLEAVYGYFPVLKERKKQQASTLSGGEQQMLAIGRALMGDPELLLLDEPSLGLAPLIVRDIFEIITKIKESGRSILIVEQNAYQTLKIADYAYVLELGKIKIEGKAHELLSNDELVNAYLGQKK
- a CDS encoding acetyl-CoA hydrolase/transferase family protein yields the protein MKQAKYITVEEMIDLVNPQDEIVVGMAANEPQLFMSNLHLAADRVEKVTVTNCLPISNADFFIEEKYRSKFNLDGWFYTNVLRKVHPHGNISFIPNHLHLAGYKRLFYKKPRLFITSASMPDEHGYVSLSTSNVYEKQMVEAAEIVILEVNPNFPRTIGDLEVHLSDVDYLVKADYPVPTIPDAEPNEKDMIIGRQIADMINDGDTIQLGIGGMPNAVAKSLYGKKDLGIHTEMFTNEMMNLIKAGVINGKKKTLHRNKHVACFAYGTKELYDFINNNPSCWILDGKYVNDPAVIGLNDNQVSINSTIEIDLSGQCCSESIGTQQFSGTGGQSDTAVGAQNSKNGRSFIALYSTAMVKNPATGEREEVSKIVTMLKPGAAVSLSRNDVDYVVTEYGMVSLRGTNIRERAKLLISIAHPKFREQLTQEAIKAGYLHELYLD